From a single Streptomyces liliifuscus genomic region:
- a CDS encoding PIG-L deacetylase family protein, protein MIRLGTGPVDRIVAVGAHCDDIAIGAGGTLLTLCLAQPGVRVDALVLSGGGSEREQEEEAALAAFCPGADLRLTVLKLADGRLPAQWEEAKAAVEELRARTEPDLVLAPRTEDAHQDHRGLARLIPTAFRDHLVLGYEIVKWDGDLGRPAAYQPLSPEIAEQKVRLLQEHYPSQRHRPWYDREAFLGLARIRGIECHARYAEAFAVTKLTLDLGTFNVGE, encoded by the coding sequence GTGATCCGGCTCGGTACCGGGCCCGTGGACCGGATCGTCGCGGTGGGCGCGCACTGCGACGACATCGCCATCGGCGCCGGCGGCACGCTGCTGACCCTGTGCCTCGCGCAGCCGGGTGTACGTGTCGACGCCCTGGTGCTCTCCGGCGGCGGCAGCGAGCGCGAGCAGGAGGAGGAGGCCGCGCTCGCCGCCTTCTGCCCGGGCGCCGACCTGCGGCTGACCGTGCTCAAGCTGGCGGACGGCCGGCTGCCGGCGCAGTGGGAGGAGGCCAAGGCCGCCGTCGAGGAGCTGCGCGCGCGGACCGAGCCGGATCTCGTGCTCGCCCCGCGTACCGAGGACGCGCACCAGGATCACCGCGGCCTGGCGCGACTGATACCCACCGCGTTCCGCGACCACCTGGTCCTCGGCTACGAGATCGTCAAGTGGGACGGCGATCTCGGCCGTCCGGCGGCCTACCAGCCGCTGTCGCCGGAGATCGCCGAACAGAAGGTGCGGCTGCTGCAGGAGCACTACCCCTCGCAGCGGCACCGGCCCTGGTACGACCGGGAGGCCTTCCTCGGCCTCGCACGGATCCGCGGCATCGAATGCCACGCGCGCTACGCCGAGGCGTTCGCCGTCACCAAACTCACTCTCGATCTGGGCACTTTCAATGTGGGGGAATGA
- a CDS encoding NAD-dependent epimerase/dehydratase family protein, with protein MRVLLTGHQGYLGTVMAPVLAAAGHEVVGLDAGLFADCVLGPPPADPPGTRVDLRDVTAEHVAGVDAVIHLAALSNDPLGSLAPELTYDINHHASVRLARLARDAGVRRFLYASTCSVYGASGGDGLVDEDAPLRPVTPYAESKVRVEDDLHALADGDFSPVFMRNATAFGYSPRLRADIVLNNLVGHALLSGEVLVLSDGTPWRPLVHAADIARAFAAALTAPREAVHDRAFNIGSETNNVTVAEIAEQVAEAVSGAKVRITGENGADPRSYRVDFSRFRAAIPGFDCEWTVKRGALELADAYRKFGLTREDFEQRFTRLAVLRAASDAGAVDDTLRWRR; from the coding sequence TTGCGCGTACTGCTGACGGGACACCAGGGCTACCTGGGCACCGTGATGGCCCCGGTCCTCGCGGCCGCCGGGCACGAGGTCGTCGGTCTCGACGCCGGCCTGTTCGCCGACTGCGTCCTCGGCCCGCCGCCCGCGGACCCGCCGGGGACCCGGGTGGACCTGCGGGACGTGACGGCCGAACACGTGGCCGGGGTGGACGCCGTGATCCACCTGGCCGCGCTCTCCAACGACCCGCTGGGATCGCTGGCGCCGGAGCTCACCTACGACATCAACCACCACGCCTCCGTACGGCTGGCCCGGCTGGCCCGCGACGCCGGAGTGCGGCGTTTCCTGTACGCGTCGACGTGCTCGGTCTACGGAGCCTCCGGCGGCGACGGCCTGGTGGACGAGGATGCCCCGCTGCGGCCGGTGACGCCGTACGCGGAGTCCAAGGTGCGGGTCGAGGACGACCTGCACGCGCTCGCGGACGGCGACTTCAGCCCGGTGTTCATGCGCAACGCCACCGCGTTCGGCTACTCGCCCCGGCTGCGCGCCGACATCGTGCTGAACAACCTGGTGGGGCACGCGCTGCTGTCCGGAGAGGTGCTCGTGCTCTCCGACGGCACCCCCTGGCGCCCGCTGGTGCACGCAGCCGACATCGCACGGGCCTTCGCGGCCGCGCTGACCGCGCCCCGGGAAGCGGTGCACGACCGGGCGTTCAACATCGGCAGCGAGACCAACAACGTCACGGTCGCCGAGATCGCCGAGCAGGTCGCCGAGGCGGTGTCCGGCGCGAAGGTGAGGATCACCGGGGAGAACGGCGCCGATCCGCGGTCGTACCGGGTGGACTTCTCCCGGTTCCGCGCCGCGATACCGGGCTTCGACTGCGAGTGGACGGTGAAGCGGGGGGCGCTCGAACTCGCCGACGCCTACCGGAAGTTCGGGCTGACCCGGGAGGACTTCGAGCAACGGTTCACCCGGCTGGCCGTGCTGCGCGCGGCCTCCGACGCCGGCGCCGTCGACGACACCCTGCGGTGGCGCCGATGA
- a CDS encoding DUF4910 domain-containing protein, translating to MTAAGEGTTTGAGEQMHALVERLYPLCRSITGDGVRATLDIVGEYLPLRVHEVPTGTQVLDWTVPQEWNIRDAYVADASGHRVVDFAASSLHVLGYSVPVSATMPLTELRAHLHTLPDHPSWVPYRTSYYKPEWGFCLAQEILDALPDGEYEVRVDSTLADGHLTYAEHVVPGQVQDEVIVSCHVCHPSLANDNLAGIAVATFLARALAETTPYYTYRFIFAPGTIGAITWLARNAERVERVRHGLVLACAGDSGQLTYKRSRRGDAEIDRVMRHVLTASERPHHITEFTPYGYDERQYCSPGFDLGVGSLSRTPYAGYPEYHTSADNPDFVSPEAMADTLAVCREAFAVLDRNRRYVNLSPYGEPQLGRRGLYDSLGGRSDAKQAQLAMLWVLSLSEGEHSLLDVAERSGLPFGAVAAAADALHDAGLIKA from the coding sequence ATGACCGCGGCCGGCGAGGGGACGACGACCGGGGCCGGCGAACAGATGCACGCGCTGGTGGAGCGGCTGTACCCACTGTGCCGGAGCATCACGGGCGACGGGGTGCGCGCCACCCTGGACATCGTCGGCGAGTACCTCCCGCTGCGGGTGCACGAGGTCCCGACCGGGACGCAGGTGCTCGACTGGACGGTGCCACAGGAGTGGAACATCCGGGACGCGTACGTCGCCGACGCCTCGGGCCACCGGGTCGTCGACTTCGCCGCGTCCAGCCTGCACGTGCTCGGCTACAGCGTGCCGGTGTCGGCGACCATGCCGCTGACCGAGCTCCGCGCGCACCTGCACACCCTGCCGGACCACCCGAGTTGGGTGCCGTACCGCACCAGCTACTACAAGCCGGAATGGGGGTTCTGCCTGGCACAGGAGATCCTGGACGCGCTGCCGGACGGCGAGTACGAGGTGCGCGTCGACTCCACACTCGCCGACGGCCACCTCACCTACGCCGAGCACGTGGTACCCGGGCAGGTCCAGGACGAGGTGATCGTCTCCTGCCACGTCTGCCACCCCTCGCTGGCCAACGACAACCTGGCCGGCATCGCGGTGGCGACGTTCCTGGCCCGGGCGCTGGCGGAGACGACTCCGTACTACACCTACCGGTTCATCTTCGCGCCGGGCACCATCGGGGCGATCACCTGGCTGGCCCGCAACGCGGAGCGGGTGGAACGGGTCAGGCACGGACTCGTGCTGGCCTGCGCGGGCGACTCGGGCCAACTGACGTACAAGCGGAGCAGGCGCGGCGACGCGGAGATCGACCGGGTGATGCGGCACGTGCTGACCGCCTCCGAACGCCCGCACCACATCACCGAGTTCACTCCGTACGGCTATGACGAGCGGCAGTACTGCTCGCCCGGGTTCGATCTGGGCGTGGGCTCGCTCAGCCGGACCCCGTACGCCGGCTACCCCGAGTACCACACCTCGGCGGACAACCCGGACTTCGTCTCCCCGGAGGCGATGGCGGACACGCTCGCCGTCTGCCGCGAGGCGTTCGCCGTCCTCGACCGCAACCGGCGGTACGTCAACCTCAGCCCCTACGGCGAGCCGCAGTTGGGCCGGCGCGGGCTGTACGACTCGCTCGGCGGCCGCAGCGACGCGAAGCAGGCCCAGCTGGCCATGCTCTGGGTGCTCAGCCTCTCCGAGGGCGAGCACAGTCTGCTGGACGTCGCCGAGCGGTCCGGGCTGCCGTTCGGCGCCGTCGCCGCCGCGGCCGACGCCCTGCACGACGCCGGGCTGATCAAGGCGTGA
- a CDS encoding MATE family efflux transporter: protein MTTDGEKRTAKRAMVGRLSWGLADQAASSMTNFAVGIYVARSLGLTAFGVFSLAWLTYGVVLNVSRGLATDPLVVRFSGVPAASWRTAAARSSGAALGIGAALGVVCLLVGLGLGGRVGPAFVCLGVALPALLLQDAWRFAFFAAGSGRKAFANDVVWGVALVPAMVVAAHVGTVAAFLLAWGASAAVAAVYGCLQSGIRPRPTRARGWLREQRDLGYRYLVENVSLSGASQLRAYGLGVIVGVGAVGAVRGAELLLGPFLALLMGLSLVTVAEAARVLRQAPHRLSKFCLFLGGGQAAAALLWGAALLLMPDRAGEFVLGDVWNSASELIVPATLGVAGAGLGSGAAAGLRALAAARRSLRCQLFASACYVGGGLGGAAVAGTVGSAWGVAAATVCASAVWWLQLRSALHESHHHSIPEVRTS from the coding sequence ATGACCACCGACGGGGAGAAGCGGACCGCCAAGCGGGCCATGGTCGGCCGGCTGTCCTGGGGGCTGGCCGACCAGGCGGCCTCCAGCATGACCAACTTCGCGGTCGGCATCTATGTGGCACGCTCGCTGGGGCTGACCGCGTTCGGCGTGTTCAGCCTGGCCTGGCTGACCTACGGCGTGGTGCTCAACGTCTCCCGCGGGCTGGCCACCGACCCGCTCGTGGTGCGCTTCAGCGGTGTGCCGGCCGCGTCGTGGCGCACGGCGGCGGCCCGGTCGTCGGGTGCCGCGCTCGGCATCGGGGCCGCTCTCGGCGTGGTGTGTCTGCTGGTCGGTCTCGGCCTCGGCGGCCGCGTGGGGCCCGCGTTCGTCTGCCTCGGGGTCGCACTGCCGGCGCTGTTGCTGCAGGACGCCTGGCGGTTCGCGTTCTTCGCCGCCGGCAGCGGGCGGAAGGCGTTCGCCAACGACGTCGTGTGGGGTGTCGCGCTCGTCCCGGCCATGGTGGTGGCCGCCCACGTGGGCACCGTGGCCGCCTTTCTGCTCGCCTGGGGCGCGTCCGCCGCGGTGGCCGCGGTGTACGGCTGCCTCCAGTCCGGCATCCGGCCCCGGCCGACCCGGGCGCGCGGGTGGCTTCGCGAGCAGCGCGACCTCGGCTACCGGTACCTGGTCGAGAACGTCAGCCTCAGCGGCGCGAGCCAACTGCGGGCGTACGGGCTCGGCGTGATCGTCGGCGTCGGCGCGGTGGGCGCGGTCCGGGGCGCGGAACTCCTCCTCGGCCCGTTCCTCGCCCTGCTGATGGGGCTTTCGCTGGTCACCGTCGCGGAGGCGGCACGCGTGCTGCGGCAGGCTCCGCACCGACTGAGCAAATTCTGCCTCTTCCTGGGCGGCGGACAGGCCGCCGCAGCGCTGCTCTGGGGCGCGGCACTGCTGCTGATGCCGGACCGGGCGGGCGAGTTCGTGCTCGGCGACGTCTGGAACTCCGCCTCGGAGCTCATCGTGCCGGCCACGCTCGGTGTCGCGGGCGCCGGACTCGGCAGCGGCGCGGCGGCCGGGCTGCGCGCTCTCGCCGCGGCGAGGCGCAGCCTGCGCTGCCAGCTGTTCGCCTCCGCCTGCTACGTCGGCGGCGGGCTCGGCGGTGCCGCCGTGGCCGGCACGGTCGGCTCGGCCTGGGGTGTAGCCGCCGCGACCGTCTGCGCCTCGGCCGTGTGGTGGCTGCAACTGCGGTCCGCCCTGCACGAGAGCCACCACCACTCCATTCCCGAAGTGAGGACTTCATGA
- a CDS encoding glycosyltransferase family 2 protein: MTAQPRLSIGLPVYNGEEYLAESLDALLGQTYEDFELVISDNASADGTQDICRRYAARDSRIRYIRLTRNIGAAPNHNHVFTECRGELFKWASHDDLYARDLLRACVEALDERPDVVLAHSGQAVIDGEGRVKVPYDYGLATDSPHAPERFRSLLFEPGGDDFYGVMRADMLRRVKPHDSYHHADRTFVAEITLHGPFHQVPELLYFRRDHPTRAERANPSKRSRCVNLDPRRAGPLHPTPRLLAEYVWGFVSAIRRAPLSPADRRACYRHLASWMTSRVRPGAGERVEDRAPVDPGRLTVSVDALVAGREGRQA, from the coding sequence ATGACCGCCCAACCCAGGCTGAGCATCGGCCTGCCCGTCTACAACGGCGAGGAGTACCTCGCCGAGTCGCTCGACGCCCTGCTCGGCCAGACGTACGAGGACTTCGAGCTGGTCATCTCCGACAACGCCTCGGCCGACGGGACCCAGGACATCTGCCGCCGGTACGCCGCGCGGGACTCGCGCATCCGGTACATCCGACTGACCCGGAACATCGGCGCCGCACCGAACCACAACCACGTGTTCACCGAGTGCCGCGGCGAACTGTTCAAGTGGGCCTCGCACGACGACCTGTACGCCCGCGACCTGCTGCGGGCCTGTGTGGAGGCGCTGGACGAACGGCCCGACGTGGTCCTCGCGCACTCCGGCCAGGCGGTCATCGACGGCGAGGGCCGGGTGAAGGTCCCGTACGACTACGGGCTGGCCACCGACTCACCGCACGCGCCGGAGCGCTTCCGCAGCCTGCTCTTCGAGCCCGGCGGAGACGACTTCTACGGGGTGATGCGCGCCGACATGCTGCGCCGGGTGAAGCCGCACGACAGCTACCACCACGCGGACCGCACGTTCGTCGCCGAGATCACCCTGCACGGGCCGTTCCACCAGGTGCCGGAGCTGCTGTACTTCCGCCGCGACCACCCCACCCGGGCCGAGCGGGCGAACCCCTCCAAGCGCTCCCGGTGCGTCAACCTGGACCCGCGCCGGGCGGGCCCGCTGCACCCGACGCCCCGGCTGCTCGCCGAGTACGTCTGGGGTTTCGTCTCGGCGATCAGGCGGGCCCCGTTGTCCCCGGCCGACCGGCGCGCCTGCTACCGCCACCTGGCCTCGTGGATGACCAGCCGGGTCCGGCCGGGCGCCGGCGAGCGGGTCGAGGACCGCGCCCCGGTCGACCCGGGCCGGCTCACCGTCTCCGTCGACGCCCTCGTCGCCGGACGTGAGGGGCGGCAGGCATGA
- a CDS encoding polysaccharide pyruvyl transferase family protein has protein sequence MTPANRTPVRVGVFGLLGSGNLGNDGSLEAVLGYLRAEHPEADVDALCGGPEVVTARYGIPATRLHWYQGEYRTASRAGAIVGKGLGKLVDPVRTAAWVRRHDVVIVPGMGVLEATLPLRPWAFPYSLFLLCASGRLFGTRVALVGVGAAAIGNRATRALVRWSARLAGYRSYRDSLSRDAMRAMGVDTARDEVYPDLAFALPTPPASGPDKLSVPPGPVCVGVMDFHGGDDDRARAEEIHRRYLDGTTRFVRALVEDGRPVRLLTGDECDRPVVAAILDAVDSPLVSAAEAASLADLMKETAAADAVVATRYHNLVCALKVGTPTLALSYAAKSDALMDRMGLAAYCHPAREVDADRLLEQFRALEERSAELRRTLAERNLAAARQLEYQFTALTAALFPAADHAHALREAE, from the coding sequence ATGACACCGGCGAACCGAACCCCGGTGCGCGTCGGGGTGTTCGGCCTGCTCGGCTCCGGCAACCTCGGCAACGACGGGTCACTGGAGGCCGTGCTCGGCTACCTCCGCGCCGAGCACCCGGAGGCGGACGTGGACGCGCTGTGCGGCGGACCCGAGGTCGTCACGGCCCGGTACGGCATCCCCGCGACGCGGCTGCACTGGTACCAAGGGGAGTACCGGACCGCGTCGCGGGCGGGCGCGATCGTGGGCAAGGGCCTGGGCAAACTCGTCGACCCCGTCCGTACCGCTGCCTGGGTGCGTCGGCACGACGTGGTGATCGTGCCGGGCATGGGCGTCCTGGAGGCCACGCTGCCGCTGCGGCCGTGGGCCTTCCCGTACTCGTTGTTCCTGCTCTGCGCGAGCGGTCGGCTGTTCGGCACCCGCGTCGCGCTGGTCGGCGTCGGGGCCGCCGCGATCGGCAACCGGGCGACCCGCGCGCTGGTGCGCTGGTCGGCGCGGCTGGCCGGCTACCGGTCGTACCGGGACTCCCTGTCCCGCGACGCGATGCGGGCGATGGGCGTGGACACCGCGCGCGACGAGGTCTACCCGGACCTCGCCTTCGCCCTGCCGACGCCGCCGGCGAGCGGACCCGACAAGCTCTCAGTTCCGCCGGGCCCGGTCTGCGTCGGTGTCATGGACTTCCACGGCGGCGACGACGACCGCGCACGGGCCGAGGAGATCCACCGGCGCTACCTCGACGGGACAACCCGCTTCGTCCGGGCGCTGGTCGAGGACGGCAGGCCGGTCCGGCTGCTCACCGGCGACGAGTGCGACCGTCCGGTGGTCGCGGCGATCCTCGACGCGGTGGACTCGCCGCTGGTATCCGCCGCCGAGGCGGCCTCGCTCGCCGACCTGATGAAGGAGACGGCGGCCGCCGACGCCGTGGTGGCGACGCGGTACCACAACCTGGTCTGCGCGCTGAAGGTCGGCACGCCGACGCTCGCACTCAGCTATGCGGCGAAGAGCGACGCCCTCATGGACCGGATGGGCCTTGCCGCGTACTGCCACCCGGCTCGCGAGGTCGACGCCGACCGGCTGCTCGAACAGTTCCGGGCGCTGGAGGAGCGATCGGCGGAGCTGCGACGGACCCTGGCCGAGCGGAACCTGGCCGCCGCCCGGCAACTCGAGTACCAGTTCACCGCCTTGACCGCCGCCCTGTTCCCGGCGGCCGACCACGCCCACGCCTTGAGGGAGGCCGAATGA
- the rfbC gene encoding dTDP-4-dehydrorhamnose 3,5-epimerase yields MKATAVPAIDGAYLFEPTPYSDERGFFCRTFDADVVRSVGLDPDAFVQDSLSRSVRGVLRGLHLRSGAGEAKLVRCSYGRIFDVVVDLRADSPTYRNVATFELSGETQTTLYIPSGCAHGFQALTDTADTSYRIDRPHDPAEDVTIAFDDPELAVPWPLPPASMSQRDREAPSLAEVLKQKES; encoded by the coding sequence ATGAAGGCGACCGCAGTCCCGGCGATCGACGGCGCGTACCTGTTCGAGCCCACGCCGTACTCCGACGAGCGCGGCTTCTTCTGCCGCACCTTCGACGCCGACGTGGTCCGCTCGGTGGGCCTCGACCCGGACGCCTTCGTCCAGGACAGCCTGTCCCGCTCGGTCCGGGGCGTGCTGCGCGGCCTGCACCTGCGCTCCGGCGCGGGCGAGGCCAAGCTGGTGCGCTGCTCGTACGGACGGATCTTCGACGTCGTCGTGGACCTGCGGGCGGACTCACCGACGTACCGCAACGTGGCGACCTTCGAGCTGTCCGGCGAGACGCAGACGACTCTCTACATCCCGTCGGGATGCGCCCACGGATTCCAGGCCCTGACCGACACCGCCGACACCTCGTACCGGATCGACCGCCCGCACGATCCGGCCGAGGACGTGACGATCGCCTTCGACGACCCGGAGCTCGCCGTCCCCTGGCCGCTCCCGCCCGCCTCGATGTCGCAGCGGGACCGGGAGGCGCCGAGCCTCGCCGAGGTCCTGAAGCAGAAGGAGAGCTGA
- a CDS encoding glutamate-1-semialdehyde 2,1-aminomutase, which translates to MDTEEFGLPRSRAANERLHALIPGGAHTYAKGDDQYPEDLAPVISHGRGAHVWDVDGNRYIEYGSGLRSVSLGHAHPRVIEAVRRELDRGSNFVRPSIVEVEAAERFLATVPTAEMVKFAKNGSDATTAAVRLARAATGRPRVALCADHPFFSTDDWFIGTTPMSAGIPAATNELTVAFPYGDLAATEELLTRYQDEVACLILEPATHTEPPPGYLTGLRELADRHGCVLIFDEMITGLRWSEAGAQGLYGVVPDLSTFGKALGNGFAVSALAGRRDLMELGGLRHSGERVFLLSTTHGAETHSLAAAMAVQTTYVEEGVTARLHTLGERLAAGVRGAAESMGVGDHVVVRGRASNLVFATLDENRQPSQQYRTLFLRRLLAGGVLAPSFVVSSALDDADIDHTVDVVAQACAVYRKALDAADPAPWLGGRPVKPVFRRLA; encoded by the coding sequence GTGGACACCGAAGAGTTCGGCCTTCCCCGGTCGCGGGCGGCGAACGAGCGGCTGCACGCCCTGATCCCCGGCGGTGCGCACACCTACGCTAAGGGCGACGACCAGTACCCCGAGGACCTGGCCCCGGTCATCAGCCACGGCCGCGGTGCCCACGTGTGGGACGTCGACGGCAACCGCTACATCGAGTACGGCTCCGGCCTGCGCTCGGTCAGCCTCGGCCACGCCCACCCACGCGTGATCGAGGCGGTGCGACGGGAACTCGACCGCGGAAGCAACTTCGTCCGGCCGTCCATCGTGGAGGTCGAGGCGGCGGAACGCTTCCTGGCCACCGTGCCGACCGCCGAGATGGTGAAGTTCGCGAAGAACGGCTCCGACGCCACCACCGCCGCGGTGCGCCTCGCCCGCGCCGCCACCGGCCGCCCGCGGGTGGCCCTCTGCGCCGACCATCCGTTCTTCTCCACCGACGACTGGTTCATCGGCACCACACCGATGTCCGCCGGCATCCCGGCGGCGACCAACGAGCTGACCGTGGCATTCCCCTACGGGGACCTGGCCGCCACGGAGGAGCTGCTCACCCGGTACCAGGACGAGGTCGCCTGTCTGATCCTGGAACCCGCCACCCACACCGAGCCGCCGCCCGGGTACCTCACCGGCCTGCGCGAGCTGGCCGACCGGCACGGCTGCGTACTGATCTTCGACGAGATGATCACCGGCCTCCGCTGGTCGGAGGCCGGCGCCCAGGGCCTGTACGGCGTCGTCCCCGACCTCTCCACGTTCGGCAAGGCGCTGGGCAACGGGTTCGCCGTCTCCGCACTGGCCGGGCGCCGCGATCTGATGGAGCTGGGCGGACTGCGCCACTCCGGCGAACGGGTGTTCCTGCTGTCCACCACGCACGGTGCGGAAACGCACTCGCTCGCCGCCGCGATGGCCGTGCAGACCACCTACGTCGAGGAGGGCGTCACCGCGCGGCTTCACACCCTCGGCGAGCGGTTGGCCGCCGGTGTCCGCGGCGCGGCGGAGAGCATGGGCGTCGGCGACCACGTCGTCGTCCGGGGCCGGGCCAGCAACCTGGTCTTCGCCACCCTCGACGAGAACCGGCAGCCGTCGCAGCAGTACCGCACCCTGTTCCTGCGCCGGCTCCTCGCGGGCGGGGTGCTGGCCCCGTCGTTCGTGGTGAGCAGCGCGCTCGACGACGCCGACATCGACCACACCGTCGACGTGGTGGCCCAGGCATGCGCGGTGTACCGGAAGGCGCTGGACGCCGCCGACCCCGCCCCCTGGCTGGGCGGACGTCCGGTGAAGCCCGTATTCCGCCGCTTGGCGTGA
- a CDS encoding phosphatase PAP2 family protein produces MTGRSAPAVLPPSLRVWLGLTAVLSALVVVVLGVLYAGHSEPGTVDRWVIQPTADSVRPPWRNVALATDFLGEPAGAAALVLAAVTGCLLLRSPRAAVLVVAGAGTTVATTTLLKSLVGRTIHGDDNLSYPSGHTAFLTALALVVALIATGRLGLGRTAGMSLVLAAALVSGAAMGWAQVALGAHYPTDVLGGWCTALAVTPATAWLVDRTADRTTGQMAGTGRRERR; encoded by the coding sequence GTGACCGGGCGGTCGGCGCCCGCGGTGCTGCCCCCGTCGCTGCGCGTGTGGCTCGGGCTGACTGCTGTCCTCTCCGCGCTGGTGGTCGTCGTGCTCGGGGTCCTGTACGCCGGCCACAGCGAACCCGGCACAGTGGACAGATGGGTGATCCAGCCGACGGCGGACAGCGTGCGGCCGCCGTGGCGGAACGTCGCTCTGGCCACCGACTTCCTGGGGGAGCCCGCCGGAGCGGCGGCGCTCGTCCTGGCCGCCGTGACGGGCTGCCTGCTGTTGCGGAGCCCTCGCGCGGCGGTGCTCGTCGTTGCCGGTGCCGGCACGACCGTGGCGACGACGACACTGCTCAAGTCCCTGGTGGGCCGCACCATCCACGGCGACGACAACCTGTCCTACCCGAGCGGGCACACCGCCTTCCTCACCGCGCTCGCCCTCGTGGTGGCCCTGATCGCGACCGGTCGGCTCGGCCTCGGCAGGACGGCCGGCATGTCACTCGTACTCGCAGCGGCACTGGTCTCCGGCGCCGCCATGGGCTGGGCGCAGGTCGCCCTGGGCGCGCACTACCCGACCGACGTCCTCGGCGGCTGGTGCACCGCGCTGGCAGTGACACCGGCGACCGCGTGGCTGGTCGACCGGACGGCCGACCGGACGACAGGCCAGATGGCCGGCACCGGTCGGCGGGAACGCCGCTGA
- a CDS encoding methyltransferase domain-containing protein: MGRAGFDIVRTNNNRGGVDDFIPFEATMRAARAAGLSVGDYIDEVMNGTPGATRFTIDELRTLGVFSADPDTVLEIGPGSGRYLEKTLKECSPGRYEIYETAAPWSDYLVDTFGVVAQPTAGCSLASTPDGSVDLVQAHKVFNTVTFLCASRYFFEMARVTRPGGRIVFDVMTETCLDPATVRAWATKGGAGHGSYPAAMPRQTCVDLFATLGCNLEAGFLAPMGVASTEVLVFGKEA, encoded by the coding sequence TTGGGACGTGCGGGATTCGACATCGTGCGCACCAACAACAACCGGGGTGGAGTGGACGACTTCATCCCCTTCGAGGCAACGATGCGGGCCGCACGGGCGGCCGGCCTTTCGGTGGGTGACTACATCGACGAGGTCATGAACGGGACGCCTGGTGCCACCCGGTTCACCATCGATGAGCTGCGCACTCTCGGCGTCTTCAGCGCCGACCCGGACACGGTGCTGGAGATCGGCCCCGGGTCCGGACGGTACCTGGAGAAGACACTGAAGGAGTGCTCACCAGGCCGCTACGAGATCTACGAGACGGCAGCGCCCTGGTCCGACTACCTGGTGGACACGTTCGGCGTGGTCGCCCAGCCGACCGCAGGATGCAGTCTCGCCTCGACACCCGACGGCAGCGTCGATCTCGTTCAGGCCCACAAGGTCTTCAACACGGTGACCTTCCTCTGTGCCTCCCGCTACTTCTTCGAGATGGCACGGGTCACGCGACCCGGTGGCCGGATCGTCTTCGACGTGATGACGGAGACCTGCCTGGACCCGGCCACGGTGCGTGCCTGGGCGACGAAGGGCGGCGCCGGGCACGGCTCCTACCCGGCCGCCATGCCTCGCCAGACATGCGTGGACCTCTTCGCGACCCTCGGCTGCAACCTGGAGGCCGGCTTCCTGGCCCCCATGGGCGTCGCCTCCACCGAGGTACTCGTCTTCGGAAAGGAGGCCTGA
- a CDS encoding thiamine pyrophosphate-dependent enzyme, protein MTTTTVKSGYGYADLPGLMGLMSGDEKHGPAATSTLDALWVLYDRVLRVTPERADDPERDRFLLSKGHGPMAYYAVLAAKGFVPVDWLPGFGSYESPLGHHPDRVLVPGAEIGSGSLGHGLPIAVGTALGLRAQGLNDPRVWVLVGDAELDEGSNHEAIAYAGPAGLDQLHTVVIDNSSASYALPGGIAARFEAAGWSAETVDGRDHDALYAAFTAPHPGRPRVVVARVEPKTA, encoded by the coding sequence ATGACGACGACAACAGTGAAAAGCGGCTACGGGTACGCGGACCTGCCCGGCCTGATGGGGCTGATGAGCGGGGACGAGAAGCACGGACCGGCGGCGACGTCCACACTCGACGCGCTCTGGGTGCTCTACGACCGGGTCCTGCGGGTGACGCCGGAGCGGGCCGACGATCCGGAACGGGACCGGTTCCTGCTGTCCAAGGGGCACGGGCCGATGGCCTACTACGCGGTACTCGCCGCGAAGGGCTTCGTGCCGGTCGACTGGCTGCCGGGTTTCGGCTCGTACGAGTCGCCGCTCGGTCACCATCCGGACCGCGTGCTCGTACCGGGTGCCGAGATCGGCAGCGGTTCGCTCGGGCACGGGCTGCCGATCGCGGTCGGTACGGCGCTGGGTCTGCGCGCCCAGGGGCTGAACGACCCTCGCGTGTGGGTGCTCGTCGGGGACGCCGAACTGGACGAGGGCAGCAACCACGAGGCCATCGCGTACGCCGGTCCGGCCGGGCTCGACCAGCTGCACACCGTCGTGATCGACAACTCCTCCGCCAGTTACGCGCTCCCCGGCGGGATCGCAGCGCGCTTCGAGGCCGCGGGCTGGTCCGCCGAGACCGTCGACGGACGGGACCACGACGCCCTGTACGCCGCCTTCACCGCTCCTCACCCGGGACGGCCGCGCGTGGTCGTCGCCCGGGTGGAGCCGAAGACCGCCTGA